The following coding sequences lie in one Aminivibrio sp. genomic window:
- a CDS encoding PHP domain-containing protein yields the protein MILVDLHLHSTFSDGSLTPEQLAAQGKKRGISVMSLTDHDTTAGLPSFMAACSRLNVRAVPGVELSADYPTTMHILGYRLDYTHPRLAVTLESVRKARDWRNEEMCRNLRKLGFDITLEEVEAEAAGDVVARPHMAKVMVRKGYVQDVASAFSRYLGNSGPAYAQRERLSPEECISLIRETGGVAVLAHPVQTADNYAEIRLVAGKLKEWGLWGMECISAKHSAEQIFQYLSIASGLGLFPTAGSDYHGSSSLSAAMGIAVPEDLLPWARLGVTL from the coding sequence ATGATCCTTGTCGACCTTCATCTCCACAGCACGTTTTCTGACGGATCCCTGACTCCGGAACAGCTTGCCGCCCAGGGAAAGAAGCGGGGTATTTCCGTGATGAGCCTCACCGACCATGACACAACGGCGGGACTTCCTTCTTTTATGGCCGCCTGTTCCCGGCTCAATGTCAGGGCCGTGCCGGGGGTTGAGCTTTCCGCCGATTATCCCACAACCATGCACATCCTCGGCTACAGGCTGGATTACACCCATCCCCGCCTTGCGGTGACACTTGAATCTGTACGGAAAGCCCGGGACTGGAGAAACGAGGAAATGTGCCGAAACCTCCGCAAACTCGGCTTTGATATCACCCTCGAGGAGGTGGAAGCGGAAGCTGCGGGGGATGTTGTGGCCAGGCCCCACATGGCGAAGGTCATGGTGAGAAAGGGGTATGTGCAGGACGTGGCGTCGGCCTTTTCCAGGTACCTCGGAAATTCGGGGCCCGCATACGCCCAACGTGAACGTCTTTCCCCCGAAGAATGCATTTCCCTCATTCGTGAGACCGGAGGAGTTGCGGTTCTGGCCCACCCGGTCCAGACTGCGGACAACTATGCGGAAATCCGTCTCGTCGCCGGAAAGCTCAAGGAATGGGGGCTCTGGGGCATGGAATGCATCTCGGCCAAACATTCTGCAGAGCAGATTTTTCAGTACCTCTCCATCGCTTCCGGGCTGGGGCTTTTTCCCACTGCGGGAAGCGACTACCATGGGAGTTCCTCCCTTTCTGCGGCCATGGGCATCGCCGTTCCGGAGGATCTGCTCCCCTGGGCGCGCCTGGGCGTAACATTGTAG